The Bacteroidales bacterium genome contains a region encoding:
- a CDS encoding flavodoxin produces the protein MAKIGLFYGGSNKGSTHKVALLIKDALGKSNVDIRNIADVEPEDIEKYDFLILGTSAWGIGDMHRDWEAFIDELTEINFEGKKVALFGLGDQKLYPESFADGMGTIYCRLPDKKIVVGLWPTKGYEFYFSSAEKDGEFVGLAIDDDTQPELTEERIKKWTAILKKEFSLK, from the coding sequence ATGGCTAAGATAGGCTTGTTTTATGGCGGCAGCAACAAGGGCAGTACCCACAAGGTTGCTTTATTGATTAAAGATGCATTGGGCAAATCAAATGTAGATATTCGCAACATCGCGGATGTAGAACCCGAAGACATTGAAAAATATGATTTTCTGATCCTGGGCACTTCTGCCTGGGGCATTGGCGATATGCACCGCGACTGGGAAGCTTTTATTGATGAGCTCACAGAAATTAATTTTGAAGGCAAGAAGGTGGCCCTTTTCGGCCTTGGCGATCAGAAATTATATCCGGAGAGTTTCGCTGACGGCATGGGAACCATCTATTGCCGCCTGCCCGATAAAAAAATAGTGGTCGGATTATGGCCAACAAAAGGTTATGAGTTTTATTTTTCCTCAGCCGAAAAAGACGGCGAATTTGTTGGCCTCGCCATTGACGACGACACCCAACCCGAACTCACCGAAGAACGCATAAAGAAATGGACTGCGATCCTAAAAAAGGAATTTTCACTGAAATAA
- a CDS encoding HAMP domain-containing protein, whose product MTKLSFSGKLILVILLACTGAIAIVGSYSFYTAKSSIMTRTFEQLTSVRTIKQRQVEQFFNDRLRETTMFASNNILRQTTNTLLQETTKTFPENEMHKSSGDLFPQIHLNLQEYLDDGAYCQKLILVLPDGTYVQLYNQDQVNDLIENIQFLEEIYIQTSQNRNGLIRDLQQPLTETRRLIISAPVFNQGEIQAALLMEIANPAIDKLMFDKSGLQGLGKTGETFLVGSDLLMRTPSRFQNQQAPNTIVNTEATQLAMAGDHGTKVITDYRGVEVLSSFSKLNIPDLEWVICAEIDLKEATIPVYRIRNNILLVSAGTGIFVLILITLFSKMLTRPIVNLMKATDEIGSGKFNTRVMPESSDEIGKLTLAFNRMARQLQQNSDALKNEKQQRIRSVLDGQEIERQRLSRELHDGLGQSLIAIKLRLESLDFDSDPKAEEMLSNLRQSFNMIIDEVRRISNNLMPAALHEFGLENALRNHCEEISVQNQMSVRFNSNGIPVTMNRKTKTYLYRIAQEALNNVVKHAKASQVKVSLLKEAGSVQLVIEDNGRGIDQEKECKGKGNGLYNMRERVNLLRGTMDVKTASEKGTTISIHLPLN is encoded by the coding sequence ATGACAAAGCTAAGTTTTTCCGGAAAGCTGATTCTGGTCATACTGTTGGCCTGCACAGGCGCTATCGCTATCGTAGGCAGTTATTCATTTTACACTGCAAAAAGCTCCATCATGACCCGTACATTTGAGCAGCTTACTTCGGTGCGAACCATCAAGCAGCGACAGGTAGAGCAGTTTTTCAACGATCGTCTGCGCGAAACAACTATGTTCGCATCCAACAATATCCTCCGGCAGACGACAAATACCTTGTTGCAAGAAACAACCAAAACCTTTCCGGAAAATGAAATGCACAAAAGCTCTGGAGACCTATTTCCTCAAATACATCTGAACCTGCAGGAATACCTCGACGATGGTGCATACTGCCAGAAGCTGATACTGGTTTTGCCTGACGGAACTTATGTGCAGCTATATAATCAAGACCAGGTAAATGATCTCATAGAAAACATACAATTTCTTGAAGAAATTTACATTCAAACCAGTCAGAACCGCAATGGGTTGATCAGGGATTTGCAGCAACCATTAACTGAAACACGACGGCTGATTATTTCAGCACCGGTTTTCAACCAAGGTGAAATTCAGGCTGCATTGCTGATGGAGATCGCAAATCCGGCCATTGACAAACTGATGTTTGATAAATCGGGCTTGCAGGGACTTGGAAAAACCGGCGAAACCTTCCTCGTAGGTTCTGATCTGCTTATGCGCACTCCTTCTCGTTTTCAAAATCAGCAAGCGCCGAACACGATTGTTAACACCGAAGCCACACAACTGGCTATGGCTGGCGATCATGGAACCAAAGTAATTACCGATTACCGTGGCGTGGAAGTTCTCTCTTCCTTCAGCAAGTTGAATATTCCTGATCTGGAATGGGTAATCTGTGCTGAAATTGACCTGAAAGAAGCCACCATTCCTGTTTACCGGATCAGAAATAATATTTTGCTGGTTTCTGCCGGCACAGGCATCTTTGTACTCATACTTATCACTTTGTTTTCGAAGATGCTGACCCGGCCCATCGTCAACCTGATGAAAGCCACCGATGAAATTGGTTCAGGAAAATTCAATACACGGGTTATGCCAGAATCAAGCGATGAGATTGGAAAACTCACCCTTGCATTTAACCGCATGGCAAGGCAGCTTCAACAAAATTCCGATGCATTAAAGAATGAAAAACAGCAGCGAATACGTTCTGTGCTGGATGGGCAGGAAATTGAGAGGCAGCGTCTTTCACGGGAATTGCACGATGGCCTTGGGCAATCGCTCATCGCAATCAAACTTCGCCTCGAAAGCCTGGATTTTGATTCTGATCCTAAAGCTGAGGAAATGCTGAGCAATCTGCGGCAATCATTCAATATGATCATTGACGAAGTGCGTCGCATCAGCAACAACCTGATGCCGGCGGCTCTGCATGAATTTGGACTTGAAAATGCACTTCGCAACCATTGCGAAGAAATTTCGGTTCAGAACCAAATGAGTGTGCGGTTCAACAGCAATGGAATCCCCGTGACCATGAACCGAAAAACCAAAACCTATCTTTACCGGATCGCACAGGAAGCGCTGAATAATGTGGTAAAGCATGCAAAAGCCAGCCAGGTGAAGGTAAGTCTGCTGAAAGAAGCCGGATCGGTGCAACTGGTGATTGAAGACAATGGCCGTGGAATTGACCAGGAAAAAGAATGCAAAGGCAAGGGCAACGGCCTATATAATATGCGTGAACGTGTGAACCTCCTCCGGGGAACTATGGATGTAAAAACAGCCTCCGAAAAAGGAACTACCATCAGTATTCATTTACCTCTGAACTGA
- a CDS encoding response regulator transcription factor translates to MSKTRIVLVDDHPIVRDGIKALLVGHEEYFLAGEAADGRELLEKLPYLNPDLVILDISLPKMSGIEITKILSEQYPEIKVLILSMHTGEDFIFNAIKAGARGYLPKNTTRKELIDAINSLIAGEIYFNDSISNTILKSYIRKAQNQEEPGEEETNVLSPREAEILKMVAEGFTNQEISDKLFISIRTVESHKNHIMHKLKLRTTVDLVKFAIRKGIIEI, encoded by the coding sequence ATGTCGAAAACACGAATTGTTCTTGTTGATGACCACCCGATCGTACGCGACGGAATAAAGGCGCTACTTGTGGGCCATGAGGAGTATTTTCTCGCCGGTGAAGCTGCTGATGGCAGAGAACTTTTGGAAAAGCTGCCCTATCTGAACCCGGACCTTGTTATCCTCGATATTTCCCTGCCCAAAATGTCTGGCATCGAAATAACCAAAATCCTCAGCGAGCAGTATCCGGAAATCAAAGTGCTAATTCTTTCAATGCATACCGGTGAGGATTTCATTTTCAATGCCATCAAGGCGGGAGCCAGGGGTTACCTGCCTAAAAACACAACCCGAAAAGAACTTATTGATGCCATCAACAGCCTGATTGCAGGAGAAATCTACTTCAACGATTCAATTTCAAATACAATCCTTAAAAGTTACATTCGTAAGGCTCAGAACCAGGAAGAACCCGGGGAAGAAGAAACCAATGTATTGTCGCCGAGGGAAGCTGAGATTTTGAAAATGGTTGCCGAGGGCTTTACCAACCAGGAAATAAGCGACAAATTGTTCATCAGCATCCGAACCGTTGAATCGCACAAAAACCACATCATGCATAA